The Vicia villosa cultivar HV-30 ecotype Madison, WI linkage group LG1, Vvil1.0, whole genome shotgun sequence genome includes a region encoding these proteins:
- the LOC131650893 gene encoding putative F-box/LRR-repeat protein At4g15060, translating into MKLSSEIEKEESLDIEKLRSSPSKMDLISQLPDCILIYIMTFISTQVVVQTSVLSKRWKNLWKFVPALIANNTQFPKTINFWIFLNSFLLYRDGYSPLNNIVLDYNGLVSIQTLTKLFTYGVSHKAERIVINSIGEGYHHLKNVEISQFMVSCSSIKYLKLLLGGSRGKVIVSHALDLPELTYCHFKEVGFLSNSSNGNVDPFSSCKKLTTLIIESCNVMEGTKLFVSNDTLSRLVIHLGACFVPQLIVQMNTPNLKSFTIAGCFNSVNHTCPLFVHDLKFLEQVSLELWFPRISEEIANTFMSWLKMFTNVSSMTLASPTLLVFKSMPNFPNIEDVCFENMESVLVKIDSFASLFPMEVFEYLVKNSRCNEITTTFAGNT; encoded by the exons ATGAAACTGAGCAGTGAGATTGAAAAGGAAGAGTCTCTTGACATAGAGAAATTAAGAAGCAGTCCAAGCAAAATGGATTTGATAAGTCAACTACCTGACTGTATATTGATATACATAATGACATTCATATCAACACAAGTTGTTGTTCAAACATCTGTGTTGTCCAAAAGATGGAAAAATTTGTGGAAATTTGTCCCTGCTCTAATAGCAAACAATACTCAATTCCCAAAAACCATCAACTTTTGGATTTTTCTAAACTCGTTCTTACTCTATCGTGATGGGTATAGTCCCTTGAACAATATAGTTCTTGATTATAACGGTTTAGTTTCCATTCAAACGTTAACCAAGCTCTTCACATACGGGGTCTCACATAAAGCGGAGAGAATAGTAATTAATTCTATTGGTGAGGGATATCATCACTTGAAAAATGTAGAAATTTCGCAGTTTATGGTTTCATGTAGTTCTATAAAATATCTTAAACTTTTACTTGGTGGATCAAGAGGGAAAGTAATAGTTTCACACGCTTTAGACCTTCCGGAATTGACATATTGTCATTTTAAAGAAGTTGGATTCTTATCGAATAGCAGTAATGGTAATGTCGACCCGTTTTCGAGCTGTAAAAAGCTAACAACTCTGATAATTGAAAGTTGCAATGTAATGGAAGGAACAAAATTGTTTGTGTCAAATGATACACTTTCCAGATTGGTCATACACTTAGGTGCCTGTTTTGTCCCCCAGCTTATAGTTCAAATGAACACTCCAAACCTGAAATCATTTACTATTGCGGGTTGTTTCAATAGTGTAAATCATACTTGTCCCCTCTTTGTGCACGACCTCAAATTCCTTGAACAAGTGAGTCTTGAGCTTTGGTTTCCCAGAATTTCTGAAGAGATTGCAAACACCTTTATGAGTTGGCTAAAAATGTTCACTAATGTCTCCTCAATGACTCTTGCTTCTCCAACTCTTTTG GTTTTTAAATCCATGCCTAATTTCCCCAATATCGAAGatgtttgttttgaaaacatgGAATCAGTGCTAGTGAAAATTGACTCTTTTGCGTCTCTTTTTCCAATGGAAGTGTTTGAATACTTGGTCAAAAACAGTCGGTGCAATGAAATTACAACTACTTTTGCAGGTAACACatag